Proteins found in one Moritella sp. Urea-trap-13 genomic segment:
- a CDS encoding pirin family protein — MKYIRNSEDRGVANHGWLDSKHSFSFANYYDPKHMGVSVLRVINDDTVAPGEGFGAHSHRDMEIISYVTQGSLKHKDSEGNEHIVSVGEIQRMSAGTGVVHSEYNASNTEDVKFFQIWIEPNKMGIKPRYEQKNIPQKGALTPLITANGKDGSISIQQEASLSRLVLQEKEIFKLDSGKHLGYLHIIKGELTVDGEKFAAGDAFSVEPSETLKIEAISTLEAMWFELPTQH; from the coding sequence ATGAAATATATCAGAAATTCTGAGGATAGAGGCGTAGCCAACCATGGCTGGTTAGACAGTAAACATAGTTTTTCATTTGCTAATTATTATGATCCAAAACACATGGGCGTATCTGTATTACGTGTTATTAATGACGATACCGTTGCACCGGGGGAAGGTTTTGGTGCACACAGTCATCGCGATATGGAAATTATTTCTTATGTTACTCAAGGTTCGTTGAAGCATAAAGACAGCGAAGGTAATGAACATATAGTATCAGTAGGGGAAATTCAGCGTATGAGCGCAGGCACGGGTGTTGTGCATTCAGAATATAATGCTTCAAATACAGAAGATGTTAAATTTTTTCAGATTTGGATCGAACCCAATAAAATGGGTATTAAACCTCGCTATGAACAAAAAAATATCCCACAAAAAGGCGCTTTAACTCCGCTGATCACGGCTAATGGAAAAGACGGCTCGATTTCAATTCAACAAGAGGCAAGTTTATCTCGTTTAGTTTTACAGGAAAAAGAAATTTTCAAATTAGACTCTGGTAAACACCTTGGGTATTTACATATTATTAAGGGCGAATTAACCGTAGATGGTGAAAAGTTTGCCGCTGGAGATGCGTTTTCAGTAGAGCCGTCTGAAACACTTAAGATTGAAGCAATATCAACGCTTGAAGCAATGTGGTTTGAATTACCGACGCAACATTAA
- a CDS encoding DoxX family protein has protein sequence MNITLIKKLVSTNAGYSTLALRLPIAIIFMAHGAQKLFGLFGGYGLEGTGQWMASIGLEPGYYMALLAGGAEFLGGIALLIGLLVRPAALMLSITMLVAIFSVHFANGLFMSNNGYEFGLALLAASVSLMFSGAGKVALDNVLKQRLG, from the coding sequence ATGAACATTACATTAATCAAAAAATTAGTATCAACAAACGCGGGTTATTCAACATTAGCATTGAGATTACCTATCGCAATCATTTTTATGGCACATGGCGCGCAAAAACTATTTGGCTTATTCGGTGGTTATGGTTTAGAAGGAACGGGTCAATGGATGGCATCAATTGGTTTAGAACCTGGGTATTACATGGCTTTATTAGCTGGTGGTGCGGAATTCTTAGGTGGCATCGCATTATTAATTGGTTTACTCGTTCGTCCAGCGGCTTTGATGCTAAGCATTACCATGTTAGTGGCCATCTTTAGTGTTCATTTTGCCAATGGCTTGTTTATGAGCAATAACGGTTACGAATTTGGTCTTGCGTTATTAGCGGCATCAGTTTCATTGATGTTTAGTGGCGCAGGCAAGGTAGCACTGGATAACGTATTAAAACAGCGTTTAGGCTAA
- a CDS encoding LysR substrate-binding domain-containing protein: MSSPITLDALKVLDAIERKKSFAAAADELFRVPSAISYTVNKLEDDLGIALFDRSKRKAELTTVGKMIIEQGRLILKATDELTHMAKQSADGWESELRICIDSVLLFQPIYTLIAQFQKEYPWINIRVSEEVFGGTWDSLVADRSDLIIGATGDPYNSDFAVHPLGDIDFVFAVANDHPLVNEQPPVSNKTIKEYPSIVVADSSRNLPGRSAGLLDGQSRITVPTVEKKIEAHLLGLGVGYLPLFRIEAQLESGELVTIPLANDESRNSELSMAWRKDNQGKALAWFVNSIQEMAAELIEPS; this comes from the coding sequence ATGAGTTCCCCAATAACATTGGATGCTTTAAAGGTGCTTGATGCCATTGAGCGGAAAAAGAGTTTTGCTGCCGCTGCCGATGAATTATTTCGCGTGCCATCAGCCATTTCCTATACAGTAAATAAACTTGAGGACGATCTGGGTATCGCATTATTTGACCGGAGTAAGCGAAAAGCAGAACTCACGACGGTTGGAAAGATGATCATAGAGCAAGGTCGGCTGATATTAAAAGCCACTGACGAGTTAACGCATATGGCAAAACAATCTGCTGATGGCTGGGAGTCTGAATTACGTATTTGTATCGATAGTGTCTTACTGTTTCAGCCTATTTATACGCTAATTGCACAATTTCAGAAGGAATATCCATGGATTAATATTCGCGTATCTGAAGAAGTTTTTGGTGGTACGTGGGATTCATTGGTGGCTGACCGCTCTGATCTGATTATTGGTGCCACAGGCGATCCATATAATAGTGACTTTGCAGTTCATCCCCTAGGTGACATTGATTTTGTTTTTGCTGTAGCAAATGATCATCCATTAGTTAACGAGCAGCCACCTGTTTCAAATAAAACGATAAAAGAATATCCCTCTATCGTGGTGGCTGATAGCTCACGCAATTTACCAGGTCGTTCGGCTGGTTTACTTGATGGGCAATCACGTATTACGGTACCTACGGTTGAGAAAAAGATAGAGGCTCACTTACTTGGTTTAGGTGTGGGATATTTGCCACTTTTCCGAATTGAAGCGCAACTCGAATCAGGAGAACTAGTTACCATACCACTCGCCAATGATGAGAGTAGAAACAGTGAATTAAGCATGGCTTGGCGAAAAGACAATCAAGGTAAAGCGCTGGCATGGTTTGTTAACAGTATTCAAGAAATGGCTGCTGAGTTAATCGAACCATCGTAA
- a CDS encoding SDR family oxidoreductase, translating to MNNQTTLIIGAAGNNGVATIESLVKKQDAKNTIRAAVRSADKTAELKKKFPSIETVIIDLDKPETLTAAYEGVTKVFMIPGNVEEREQHAKNAIDAAVQAGTVQQFLFYSVVGAEYEAILFAKQFRAGEKYLEQSGLNWTHLRTIFFQDNFFGWADGVKQGGLYFGVRDGNFAPLNVADIGEMAANVLTTSGHDNKAYNVTGPELLTGKDMAKVFTDVTGKDVAYVSPTPEQTLESLLSTGWPQWQAEGMLELFEVFATNQAAVVSPDGEQLLGRPLTQLKDFIAANKAAFV from the coding sequence ATGAACAATCAAACAACTTTAATTATTGGTGCTGCGGGAAATAACGGTGTTGCGACTATCGAATCTTTAGTTAAAAAACAAGATGCTAAAAATACAATTCGCGCTGCTGTACGTAGTGCTGATAAAACAGCAGAGTTAAAGAAAAAATTTCCATCAATCGAAACCGTTATTATTGACCTTGATAAGCCAGAGACGTTAACGGCCGCTTATGAAGGTGTGACTAAAGTATTTATGATACCGGGTAATGTTGAAGAAAGGGAGCAACATGCTAAAAACGCTATTGATGCAGCAGTACAAGCAGGTACAGTTCAGCAATTTTTATTCTACTCGGTTGTTGGCGCTGAATATGAAGCGATTTTATTTGCTAAGCAATTTAGAGCAGGTGAAAAATATTTAGAGCAATCAGGTCTTAATTGGACTCATCTACGTACTATTTTCTTCCAAGATAACTTTTTTGGTTGGGCAGACGGTGTTAAACAAGGAGGCTTATACTTTGGCGTTCGTGACGGTAACTTCGCCCCTTTAAATGTTGCCGATATTGGTGAAATGGCTGCAAATGTATTAACCACATCAGGACATGACAACAAAGCTTATAATGTTACAGGCCCAGAACTATTAACAGGTAAAGACATGGCAAAAGTATTTACTGATGTTACGGGTAAAGACGTGGCGTATGTTTCACCAACACCAGAGCAAACATTAGAGTCACTTTTATCGACAGGCTGGCCACAATGGCAAGCTGAAGGCATGTTAGAATTATTTGAAGTATTTGCAACGAATCAGGCGGCAGTAGTCAGCCCTGATGGAGAACAATTATTAGGACGTCCATTAACGCAATTAAAAGATTTTATTGCAGCCAACAAAGCGGCGTTTGTATAA
- a CDS encoding YdeI family protein — MPEPDPLRIMSFATPKDLCKWLKVNHAIESELWVKIFKKNSGIQSVTWNDVVIEVLCWGWIDGVKKSIDDQAYLQRLTPRTKRSNWSKRNTEHVERLINADRMQASGFVHVHAAKADGRWENAYVVSEMEVPADFIAALENQPIVKQFFETLNKSSRYVIAYGLISAKKPETRLRRFEKFMDMLVHEEKPK, encoded by the coding sequence ATGCCTGAACCAGACCCATTGAGAATCATGTCATTTGCAACACCGAAAGATCTCTGCAAGTGGCTAAAGGTGAATCACGCCATTGAAAGTGAGTTGTGGGTAAAGATATTTAAGAAAAACTCTGGGATCCAAAGTGTCACTTGGAATGATGTCGTGATAGAGGTTTTGTGCTGGGGCTGGATTGACGGTGTGAAAAAGTCAATTGATGATCAAGCCTACCTTCAGCGCTTAACTCCCAGAACAAAACGAAGTAACTGGTCCAAAAGGAATACAGAGCATGTCGAACGTTTGATAAACGCAGACCGAATGCAGGCATCTGGATTTGTGCATGTTCATGCCGCAAAAGCTGACGGTCGTTGGGAAAACGCCTATGTGGTAAGTGAAATGGAAGTGCCCGCAGATTTCATTGCAGCACTAGAAAATCAGCCGATAGTAAAACAGTTTTTTGAAACGCTCAATAAATCGAGCCGTTATGTTATCGCGTACGGATTGATAAGTGCGAAGAAACCCGAAACCAGACTAAGGCGGTTTGAAAAATTCATGGACATGCTTGTTCACGAAGAAAAGCCTAAATAA
- a CDS encoding YdiU family protein: MTNRLPQKTSSTIATLNELAKLANYSLMDTLNCDPDATENGADHAPRQVFTGHYVPVNPTPIKDPEYVAHSKNFFSELGFAESMAESSDFVRMFSGDLSQVPEPMRKVGWASGYALSIYGTEYIQQCPFRTGNGYGDGRAISVLEAVINGRRWEMQLKGGGRTPYCRGADGRAVLRSSIREFLAQEHMHALGVPTSRSLSLYVSKTEKVKRPWYSQGSRSENPDMLISEAVAISTRVAPSFIRVGQLELFARRTRKNEHPKAMEELEKIVLHLIDREYADVVDRQLTTPEKVVLLAREFRSRLTSLVANWIRVGFCQGNFNSDNCAVGGFTLDYGPFGFCDVFNPHYQPWTGGGHHFSFMNQPNAAQSNFGMFCSALRPLLVSNQDYLLALDEIQSGFSKVMHTQMNKMWAAKLGLDLDLDTGTLNTESHQTRCNELIRELETLMMQAPIDYTIFFRELSSIPDDIGPLKKSFYNSLYDNLYNDVADDTDSKELDKYWAEWLEKWKMLLNSSSDANATSPRTSEEISRQMKLVNPKYILREWFVMPAYQQATAGNYSLIRELQDVMTQPYAEQSKELEDKYYRLKPPEFFEVGGLSHLSCSS, encoded by the coding sequence ATGACAAATCGACTGCCTCAGAAAACCTCCTCGACCATCGCGACGCTCAACGAACTTGCGAAGTTGGCAAACTATTCACTCATGGACACGCTCAACTGTGATCCTGATGCGACAGAAAACGGTGCCGACCACGCGCCGCGACAAGTATTCACGGGCCATTATGTCCCCGTCAATCCTACTCCAATCAAAGATCCTGAGTATGTAGCGCACAGCAAAAACTTTTTTTCTGAGCTTGGCTTCGCCGAAAGTATGGCTGAGTCCTCCGATTTCGTCCGTATGTTCTCCGGCGACCTTTCTCAGGTGCCAGAGCCGATGCGCAAGGTCGGTTGGGCGAGTGGGTACGCACTTTCTATCTACGGTACTGAATACATCCAGCAGTGCCCGTTCCGAACTGGTAACGGATATGGAGATGGTCGTGCAATTTCTGTGCTTGAGGCCGTCATCAACGGTAGACGCTGGGAAATGCAGCTGAAAGGTGGCGGTCGCACGCCATATTGTCGCGGCGCAGACGGTCGCGCTGTCTTACGGTCTAGTATCCGCGAGTTCTTGGCTCAGGAACACATGCACGCACTGGGCGTACCCACATCACGGTCTTTAAGTTTGTACGTTTCAAAAACAGAGAAGGTGAAGCGACCGTGGTACTCACAGGGCTCGCGCTCAGAGAATCCCGACATGCTTATATCTGAAGCCGTCGCCATCTCGACACGTGTCGCACCGTCGTTCATCCGCGTCGGCCAACTCGAACTTTTCGCTCGCCGTACCCGTAAAAATGAACACCCGAAAGCGATGGAAGAACTCGAGAAGATTGTGCTGCACTTGATTGATCGTGAGTACGCTGACGTTGTCGATAGGCAACTCACCACCCCAGAAAAAGTGGTGTTGCTGGCACGCGAGTTTCGTAGCCGCCTCACGTCACTTGTGGCGAACTGGATCCGCGTCGGCTTTTGCCAGGGTAACTTCAACAGCGACAACTGCGCAGTCGGTGGCTTTACACTTGATTATGGTCCCTTTGGCTTTTGCGATGTATTTAACCCGCATTATCAGCCTTGGACGGGTGGCGGTCATCACTTCTCGTTCATGAACCAACCAAACGCAGCGCAAAGCAACTTCGGCATGTTTTGTTCGGCGTTACGGCCGTTGCTGGTATCAAATCAGGACTATTTGCTAGCGCTCGACGAGATTCAAAGTGGATTTTCGAAAGTAATGCACACGCAAATGAACAAGATGTGGGCAGCCAAGCTGGGGCTGGATCTAGATCTGGATACAGGCACTTTGAACACCGAGTCTCACCAGACACGTTGTAACGAACTGATCCGCGAGCTAGAAACACTGATGATGCAAGCGCCTATCGATTACACTATTTTCTTCCGCGAGTTGTCGTCGATACCCGACGACATTGGCCCACTCAAGAAAAGTTTCTACAATAGCTTATACGATAACTTATACAATGATGTGGCGGATGATACAGACAGCAAAGAGTTGGACAAGTACTGGGCAGAGTGGCTCGAAAAATGGAAAATGCTCCTCAACAGTTCTAGTGACGCGAATGCTACGTCGCCCCGAACCAGTGAGGAAATATCTAGGCAGATGAAGCTCGTCAACCCAAAGTACATTTTGCGAGAGTGGTTTGTTATGCCGGCTTATCAGCAAGCAACTGCGGGTAATTACTCTTTAATTCGAGAGCTGCAGGATGTGATGACACAGCCATATGCAGAGCAGTCGAAGGAGCTAGAGGATAAATACTATAGGTTGAAACCGCCTGAGTTCTTTGAGGTGGGGGGATTGTCCCATCTTAGTTGTTCGTCGTGA
- a CDS encoding DEAD/DEAH box helicase has protein sequence MSEFKEFSLLESIIDRVSLKGYKQPTPIQKECIPALINGHDLLGIAQTGTGKTAAFSLPIINNFGRNKIDIKAKNTRSLILTPTRELASQIMQNIDDYADGLGLKTKVVYGGVGRQEQVDSIALGLDILVATPGRLLDLIKTGDIDFNALEVFVLDEADTMLDMGFFKDVQRIISKLPKHRQTLLFSATMPAEIEILAQAILTNPIKVQITAETVTVDLINQSVYHLEKSNKVPLLFDILKESDCKKVLIFCKTKPGADIIVDALEEASITAASLHSGKTQAARESALQQFKDTNLRVLVATDVAARGIDVDNITLVINYNLPEDPRNYIHRIGRTARAGKSGMAISFAVENDITLLKSIEKSIGQVIPVITEQPFHKEFAEAPKKAKKKVTKRNRR, from the coding sequence ATGTCAGAATTTAAAGAATTTTCACTTTTAGAGTCAATTATTGACCGCGTTAGCCTTAAAGGCTACAAGCAGCCTACTCCGATCCAAAAAGAATGTATCCCAGCGCTTATTAATGGCCATGATCTTCTGGGTATAGCGCAAACGGGAACAGGAAAAACAGCGGCCTTTTCATTGCCTATTATCAATAATTTTGGACGAAATAAAATTGATATCAAAGCTAAGAACACGCGTTCCCTCATACTAACGCCCACGAGAGAGCTTGCCTCGCAAATAATGCAAAACATTGATGACTACGCTGATGGTTTAGGGCTTAAAACTAAGGTGGTTTATGGTGGTGTAGGAAGACAAGAGCAAGTTGACTCTATCGCACTTGGACTTGATATTTTAGTCGCCACCCCTGGCAGGTTATTGGATTTAATTAAAACGGGCGATATAGATTTTAACGCGTTAGAAGTATTCGTGTTAGATGAAGCAGATACAATGTTGGATATGGGGTTCTTTAAGGATGTTCAACGCATCATATCTAAACTGCCAAAGCACCGACAAACGCTATTGTTTTCAGCGACTATGCCTGCTGAAATAGAGATACTTGCACAAGCAATATTAACGAACCCAATAAAAGTTCAAATTACGGCTGAAACGGTTACAGTCGACTTGATTAATCAAAGTGTATACCATCTTGAAAAATCGAATAAAGTACCTTTGCTGTTTGATATCCTGAAAGAATCTGACTGTAAAAAAGTGCTCATCTTTTGTAAAACAAAGCCTGGCGCTGACATCATTGTTGACGCTCTAGAAGAAGCATCAATAACTGCCGCTAGCCTTCACAGTGGTAAAACACAAGCAGCGAGAGAGAGCGCATTACAACAGTTTAAAGATACTAACTTAAGAGTGTTAGTGGCGACTGATGTGGCTGCTCGTGGCATTGATGTTGATAATATTACTTTAGTCATTAACTATAACCTGCCTGAAGATCCAAGAAACTACATACACCGTATAGGGCGAACAGCTCGAGCAGGGAAAAGTGGCATGGCTATTTCATTTGCTGTCGAAAATGATATAACGCTATTAAAGAGTATTGAAAAAAGCATAGGGCAAGTCATCCCTGTTATTACAGAACAGCCTTTCCATAAAGAATTTGCAGAAGCGCCTAAAAAAGCCAAGAAAAAGGTTACAAAAAGAAATAGAAGGTAG
- a CDS encoding DUF6404 family protein has translation MSYISKLESAQAELSKTEIWKSNSNPPIFKLLRKLGFSVRPSHYSSFVINFISSSIWFGSVWGLLMWFTIWSEQQISTDQAVANSLIAGFFYGLFMALYYKYSSSKNGLSNWNDL, from the coding sequence GTGTCATATATTTCTAAACTAGAGAGTGCGCAAGCTGAATTGTCAAAGACTGAAATATGGAAGTCTAATTCTAATCCGCCTATTTTTAAATTATTAAGGAAATTAGGTTTTAGTGTACGCCCATCTCATTACAGCTCATTTGTGATTAATTTCATATCGTCTTCAATTTGGTTTGGTTCTGTATGGGGATTGTTAATGTGGTTTACTATCTGGAGTGAGCAACAGATTTCTACTGATCAAGCTGTGGCTAATAGTTTAATTGCTGGTTTTTTTTATGGTCTATTTATGGCTTTATATTATAAATATAGTTCTTCGAAAAATGGACTAAGTAACTGGAACGATTTGTAG
- a CDS encoding DUF2007 domain-containing protein has translation MKMVYTNENHFIANNVKNLIEAQGINTFIKNEFSQGAVGEISAFDSWPEIWVFDDSDFERADEIAKASQSSGSDVDWVCNNCSEKNDPSFEICWNCQSGNS, from the coding sequence ATGAAGATGGTATATACCAACGAAAATCACTTTATCGCGAACAATGTAAAGAACCTCATTGAGGCGCAAGGAATTAATACATTTATCAAAAATGAATTTTCACAAGGTGCTGTCGGTGAAATATCTGCTTTTGATTCTTGGCCTGAAATTTGGGTTTTTGATGACTCTGATTTTGAGCGTGCAGACGAAATTGCTAAAGCATCACAAAGTAGTGGTTCAGATGTTGATTGGGTTTGTAATAATTGCTCAGAGAAGAATGATCCTTCATTTGAAATATGTTGGAATTGTCAGAGTGGAAACTCATAA
- a CDS encoding nucleotidyltransferase family protein: protein MDRIITLIEKDELRVKALDCVQQFNLPHCYLAAGFVRNLVWDHLHQKSVSTPLNDVDVIYFDETEPNPENDKLIESKLSALMPELNWEVRNQAIMHKRNGDKPYLSIIDAMSYWPEKETAIAIRKLNNDKYECISAFGFESLFNLQVTHNPKRSLDIFSDRVTSKGWLEHWSKLITAL from the coding sequence ATGGATAGAATTATCACATTAATTGAGAAAGATGAATTAAGAGTTAAGGCTCTTGATTGTGTTCAGCAGTTCAATTTACCTCATTGTTATTTAGCTGCTGGTTTCGTTCGAAATTTGGTTTGGGATCACTTGCACCAAAAATCAGTATCAACACCTTTGAATGACGTTGACGTTATTTATTTCGATGAAACTGAACCTAACCCTGAAAACGACAAGTTAATCGAATCTAAGCTTTCAGCATTGATGCCAGAATTAAATTGGGAAGTACGTAATCAAGCTATTATGCATAAAAGAAATGGTGATAAGCCATATTTAAGTATTATCGACGCAATGAGTTATTGGCCAGAAAAAGAAACGGCGATAGCAATACGAAAATTAAATAATGATAAATACGAATGTATTTCTGCATTTGGCTTTGAATCATTGTTCAATCTACAAGTTACACATAATCCGAAACGTTCTTTGGACATCTTCAGTGACCGTGTAACGTCAAAAGGTTGGTTGGAGCATTGGTCTAAATTGATAACTGCGTTATAA
- a CDS encoding phage tail protein, producing MAQMTITLAFETLKAQLALAGKSIVLDEFVLANVPGLDPSTPIDRAETLPPTAQVVFTGDVTQSGFVSPNGVIYSLIMDTGIGDFSFNWIGLRNKEQNVLAAISHIPAINKIKSVAGVKNGNSVTRSMMMSYIGAQQATGITVNAATWQIDFTARLTGIDNTERLANVDHYGKASFLNAGYQVFQSGSSYKTKAGTGYVGGLRCHASAEQVISNVANGMGIYLDASLQGGLTSQWQAVVSIKASAQVLTDYVDSTGLQHYLTKLADINSAGHVIDQRLLGGTPALERKDNAASNVEIDSESSANKHVKLTQFWRGISKKITAAFANRTISTTGPLKGGGNLSANRTFSIDNASTTATGVVQLSTSTTSIATTLAATPSAVKAAMDKANSKWTYVTATTSRYGAVQLENGVTSTSITKAATSNAVKNAYDRAVKAESNANTHTDNRVAQLLGGAPAAALDTIKELGDALQGNDSEIAAINATISTKAAKSALAAHVGDKGNPHGVTKTHVGLGHVNNWPATSATNDASTTKYAVAAAVKTAMDKAIAALDRANASVNQSVIETLFPVGHLLITVNVANPTTYGYPGVWVMQGADMTLLSTKTASGVNKITGTNTPAVPVPRHRHTASFSGNQLPNHSHGIDAYGGWNNLTPSYISGNVAPSGHRVVNSKPASAGRPSGSVSVSDTGVANATLDVRGKHLTVYMWLRTA from the coding sequence ATGGCTCAAATGACAATTACCTTGGCGTTTGAAACGCTAAAAGCGCAGCTTGCATTAGCGGGTAAATCAATCGTACTCGATGAATTTGTGCTGGCAAATGTACCAGGGCTCGACCCGAGTACACCGATAGATAGAGCGGAAACATTGCCCCCAACGGCGCAAGTTGTGTTTACGGGTGATGTCACTCAATCGGGTTTTGTGAGTCCGAACGGTGTTATCTACTCGCTTATCATGGACACGGGTATTGGTGATTTTTCGTTTAACTGGATTGGTCTGCGCAATAAAGAGCAAAACGTACTGGCGGCTATCAGTCACATTCCGGCTATCAATAAAATCAAATCGGTTGCGGGTGTTAAAAATGGTAATTCTGTTACCCGCTCAATGATGATGAGTTATATCGGCGCGCAACAGGCCACGGGGATAACCGTTAATGCGGCCACTTGGCAGATTGATTTCACGGCGCGCTTAACGGGCATTGATAACACTGAGCGTTTAGCGAATGTTGACCACTACGGCAAGGCATCATTTTTGAATGCTGGTTACCAGGTATTTCAATCGGGTAGCAGCTATAAAACCAAAGCTGGGACTGGTTATGTTGGTGGCTTGCGCTGTCATGCGTCTGCAGAGCAGGTTATCAGTAATGTGGCTAATGGCATGGGGATTTACCTTGATGCCAGTTTGCAAGGTGGGTTAACCAGTCAGTGGCAAGCGGTTGTAAGCATTAAAGCGTCAGCGCAGGTATTAACTGACTATGTAGATAGCACGGGTCTGCAGCATTATTTAACAAAACTCGCTGATATTAACAGTGCTGGTCATGTGATTGACCAACGTTTATTAGGCGGAACGCCTGCGCTCGAGCGTAAAGATAATGCGGCCTCTAATGTCGAAATCGACAGTGAAAGTAGCGCAAATAAACACGTCAAATTAACGCAATTCTGGCGGGGTATCAGTAAAAAAATAACAGCCGCATTTGCTAATCGCACAATCAGTACAACGGGACCATTAAAGGGCGGCGGTAATTTATCGGCTAACCGTACCTTTAGTATTGATAATGCCAGCACAACAGCCACGGGGGTCGTGCAGCTATCAACCAGTACCACATCAATAGCCACCACATTAGCGGCCACGCCCTCGGCAGTTAAAGCGGCGATGGATAAAGCGAACAGCAAGTGGACGTATGTGACGGCAACCACATCACGCTACGGCGCTGTGCAATTGGAAAATGGTGTTACCTCCACATCAATCACAAAAGCGGCTACGTCTAACGCGGTTAAAAATGCCTATGACCGCGCGGTTAAAGCGGAAAGTAATGCCAATACACACACAGATAACCGCGTGGCGCAATTACTTGGCGGCGCGCCAGCTGCTGCACTTGATACGATTAAGGAGCTCGGTGATGCACTGCAAGGTAATGACAGTGAAATCGCTGCCATTAACGCCACTATTTCCACCAAGGCAGCAAAAAGCGCGTTAGCTGCCCATGTTGGTGATAAAGGCAATCCACATGGTGTAACGAAAACACATGTGGGTTTAGGGCATGTAAATAACTGGCCCGCCACAAGCGCAACGAATGATGCTAGTACCACTAAATATGCGGTTGCCGCCGCTGTTAAAACCGCGATGGATAAAGCCATCGCAGCCCTAGATAGGGCGAATGCGTCCGTGAATCAAAGTGTGATTGAGACGTTATTTCCTGTCGGCCACTTACTTATCACGGTTAACGTAGCGAACCCTACTACCTATGGATACCCTGGTGTATGGGTGATGCAGGGGGCAGACATGACCTTACTTAGTACCAAAACGGCGAGTGGTGTCAATAAAATTACAGGTACGAATACACCAGCTGTACCAGTTCCTAGGCATAGGCATACTGCCTCATTTAGTGGTAATCAATTACCAAACCATTCACATGGTATTGACGCATACGGTGGTTGGAACAATCTCACGCCTAGTTATATATCAGGTAATGTTGCGCCTAGTGGTCATAGAGTTGTTAACTCTAAACCTGCATCTGCAGGTAGACCTTCGGGCTCAGTTTCGGTCTCTGATACAGGCGTGGCTAATGCGACGTTAGATGTGAGAGGTAAGCACTTAACGGTTTATATGTGGCTGCGCACGGCATGA
- a CDS encoding phage tail protein, with the protein MIEHDKQAAPLPAHKVPWWMDGHTLAATLKEPYFLANGVMNYWQKIRLWLLWPLAQLDPLTCAESILPTLAWGRDITRFNAEPIALFRKRIKFAFINAKDSGDTAGFIRIFQRLGIGHVEIDERAQGRDWDIVTIRLTDAQLSENYDLLTALLQHYGRTCRRYEFQVISPVELNLVVSPLDWDHQCLAAMLEE; encoded by the coding sequence ATGATTGAACACGATAAACAGGCTGCGCCGTTACCTGCTCACAAAGTGCCTTGGTGGATGGACGGTCATACCTTAGCGGCAACATTAAAAGAACCGTACTTTCTTGCCAATGGGGTGATGAATTACTGGCAAAAAATACGTTTATGGTTGCTGTGGCCATTGGCTCAGTTAGACCCTTTAACCTGCGCTGAAAGTATTTTACCTACGCTTGCCTGGGGCCGTGATATAACGCGCTTTAATGCAGAGCCAATAGCGCTATTTCGTAAGCGTATTAAGTTTGCGTTTATTAACGCAAAAGATTCTGGCGACACAGCGGGGTTTATTCGCATATTTCAACGTTTGGGTATTGGCCATGTTGAAATTGATGAACGGGCTCAGGGGCGAGATTGGGACATTGTGACCATTCGCTTAACCGACGCGCAGTTATCAGAAAACTATGACTTGCTGACGGCCTTGCTTCAGCATTATGGGCGAACTTGTCGGCGCTATGAATTTCAAGTGATAAGCCCTGTTGAATTAAATTTAGTTGTATCGCCATTGGATTGGGACCACCAATGTTTGGCGGCAATGTTAGAGGAATAA